From a single Triplophysa rosa linkage group LG1, Trosa_1v2, whole genome shotgun sequence genomic region:
- the shroom4 gene encoding protein Shroom4 isoform X3, which yields MQLHLTPFSVPWHSGGENSELSMQWGHISRHYSTDRSSSIGSMESLENPPHQGYYDSQLSPIDPVIFNNKRDSAYSSFSASSNTSDYTVPVKPEETNSMDNLLQGLGSSSRYPDRGQHSAARNLQEECESLKSKILSQRPKAKVRPSSYGCEEERGAPPQPPMRRDSFRATRSQSGVEDKRCVSAPVGIPSLDSCMVEDQPPIQEVLTGDVYLNGKQDSEQGSRLEPYYTFNSQRKSGRESEKKHSEDQSKSVENTSLERNIDEDLATQPAMHRHSAPEKLLDPQLCMMNHSSDRSDHSTSPTCQWSQSPLYLNEIVPDTAQGKWGASRCSTPGSLATSEPEDPRLDEETLDCGQNAWLQSENHTGNRFSEHTVRVDTHPDETRRGEVQADDGKDTKQSSKRQFRNSKSRRRSERFATNLRNEIQRKKAQLHKSRNSGGCDEETVEEEVTDLHTEVVVPLEKRENQQRAQTFTSPDPPTAPVQTSKPTPLQVPVHDTTHAEEHSRTRPVSYQTSQTQTQISERNRQACVHVVEESTPAGKPRRWRWTLERKLQPETPPANQQPTESKNKEATGQMCSGKAGTLRGRTSSSSGRLGRSDESDIPPFADRRRFFEETSRKLSQSVTNLSGLTSQNQRPDKPRQNHPSSPEPLESGPTNLGRRRFSYQGVVQDGTYIHSLDTSSQIMREQNDQDVMREVLIEREEKVREKEREQERIKEQEKLREQAREIERLSREREKEQQRLQEWEETQRLLQRGKEWESERDTVQSEHSISSNMVSHSSSHDVYRKQPSGTQVPSSHQLSEHYYSNTATNVQKHCSAFQPVIGQHNPYDGYHGKPAYKTRSYIPTEAHPVREQEQTKLNRKFSLTERDYRYRTAEGDVVPAYAGRSSHRVAVESAEEHPALFSPLRNRAMSENDIRVETQHPNHIPNTSVSRMRASTLGDLDENRVGIGEVKKKKGPPPPRPPPPKWEQFHKRRASHHNLFTSPPLYSSPSSSPPWPQQCPPCPPSVPKITRQRSYSLPPRDVSENHHCCCQEYSVAPPSPACTGRTFKPVALSPRERDVSPQNCDTRREFIQPSAQAEPCTRIPAHTSVVPKHEPRSTLVKPNFHEHQADWDRCHPHPFATQTATRSLEVPENSSSAVPVSPESYFSMNNYHQQAGFPGAAPKLHNVSSHGPSGAGDRNFPIETDIDEISENERAGEVDTRETDEKMEMQGFARPVIVLETDLDNMPAEEAPSTRITRGHRGSLVNSILEEEYGVSRKHLIGDLFPQSVKTEMSGESWRGGYPMSGGSLERPSRLGTSTTQVPRSTCYDTLPENSQFLARMREISERKEEEEEELNYKKQLMESLYKKLGVLREAQRGLQEDIRANAQLGEEVESLVLAICKPNEVDKYRMFIGDLDKVTSLLLSLSGRLLRVESALDCVDPETGHHERLQLLEKKKQLLVQMGEAQELKEHVDRREQAVGQVLGRCLTPEQMRDYGHFVKMKAALLVEQRQLEDKIRLGEEQLRGLRESLGLGYGHY from the exons ATGCAGCTCCATCTCACACCTTTCAGTGTACCCTGGCACTCTGGAGGTGAAAACAG TGAGCTGTCCATGCAGTGGGGTCATATCTCCAGGCACTACAGCACAGACCGCAGCAGCTCAATAGGGAGTATGGAGAGTCTAGAGAATCCTCCTCACCAGGGATACTATGACAGTCAGCTCTCACCCATCGATCCGGTCATCTTCAACAACAAACGTGACTCCGCTTACAGCTCCTTCTCCGCCAGCTCTAACACATCTGATTATACGGTCCCGGTCAAACCTGAGGAGACCAACTCAATGGACAACCTTCTTCAGGGTCTGGGTTCCTCTAGCAGGTATCCAGACAGAGGCCAACATTCGGCCGCTAGAAACTTACAGGAAGAATGTGAAAGTCTTAAATCAAAGATACTGTCTCAGAGGCCCAAAGCTAAGGTTCGGCCGTCCTCCTACGGTTGCGAAGAGGAGCGAGGTGCACCACCTCAGCCACCCATGAGGAGGGATAGTTTCAGGGCTACCAGGAGCCAATCAGGTGTGGAAGATAAGCGATGTGTGTCTGCACCTGTTGGCATTCCGAGTCTGGACAGCTGCATGGTTGAAGATCAACCTCCAATCCAGGAAGTGTTGACTGGCGATGTTTATTTGAATGGAAAACAAGACAGCGAACAAGGGAGCAGATTAGAACCGTATTATACCTTCAACTCTCAAAGAAAATCAGgtagagagagtgagaaaaaaCACTCAGAGGACCAATCAAAATCTGTAGAGAATACCTCTTTGGAAAGGAACATAGATGAAGACTTAGCTACCCAGCCAGCCATGCACAGACACAGTGCCCCTGAGAAACTTCTAGACCCTCAGCTATGTATGATGAATCACTCCAGTGACAGAAGTGACCACTCCACATCTCCCACATGCCAGTGGTCACAGTCTCCTCTGTATCTCAATGAGATCGTCCCAGATACGGCCCAGGGTAAGTGGGGAGCAAGTAGGTGTTCCACACCAGGTTCACTAGCAACTTCAGAACCTGAGGATCCCAGGTTAGATGAAGAAACGCTTGATTGTGGACAGAATGCGTGGCTGCAGTCTGAAAATCATACGGGGAATAGGTTCTCTGAGCATACAGTTCGTGTGGACACCCACCCGGATGAGACCCGTAGAGGAGAAGTGCAGGCAGATGATGGCAAGGACACAAAGCAGTCCTCGAAGAGGCAGTTCCGCAACTCTAAATCACGCCGTAGAAGTGAACGTTTTGCCACCAACCTGCGAAATGAGATCCAGAGGAAGAAGGCTCAGCTTCATAAAAGTAGAAACTCTGGTGGTTGCGATGAGGAGACAGTGGAGGAGGAGGTTACAGATCTTCATACGGAGGTAGTCGTCCCTttagaaaagagagaaaatcaacAGAGAGCACAAACCTTTACAAGTCCAGACCCTCCAACAGCACCTGTGCAAACATCCAAACCAACACCTCTGCAAGTTCCAGTACATGATACCACACATGCTGAAGAACATTCCAGAACAAGGCCTGTGAGTTATCAAACTTCTCAGACACAAACCCAGATCTCTGAACGTAACAGACAAGCGTGTGTACATGTAGTGGAGGAGTCAACACCTGCAGGCAAACCACGGCGATGGCGCTGGACGCTAGAACGCAAGCTTCAACCAGAAACCCCACCGGCCAACCAGCAGCCCACAGAGAGTAAGAATAAAGAAGCGACCGGACAGATGTGTTCTGGAAAAGCAGGGACGTTGAGAGGAAGAACAAGTTCCTCTAGTGGTCGTTTAGGTCGATCAGACGAGTCCGACATTCCCCCCTTTGCGGACCGCAGGAGGTTTTTTGAGGAAACTAGCAGGAAGTTGAGTCAGTCTGTAACAAACTTATCAGGCTTGACGAGTCAAAACCAGAGACCAGACAAGCCAAGACAGAACCATCCATCCTCACCTGAGCCACTTGAGTCAGGGCCCACTAACCTAGGCCGACGGAGATTCTCGTACCAGGGTGTGGTCCAAGATGGAACCTACATCCACTCACTGGACACCAGCAGTCAGATTATGCGGGAACAGAACGACCAAGACGTTATGAGAGAGGTGTTGATAGAAAGAGAGGAGAAAGTGAGGGAGAAGGAACGAGAGCAAGAGAGAATTAAGGAGCAAGAGAAGCTTCGAGAACAAGCGAGGGAGATAGAAAGATTAAGTAGAGAAAGGGAGAAAGAGCAACAAAGACTTCAAGAATGGGAAGAGACGCAGAGACTGCTACAGAGAGGGAAAGAATGGGAGTCAGAGAGAGACACGGTTCAGTCAGAACACAGTATTAGCAGCAACATGGTTTCTCACTCTTCATCTCATGATGTCTATCGGAAGCAGCCATCCGGTACACAAGTCCCTTCCTCCCACCAGCTGTCAGAGCATTACTATAGCAACACTGCCACCAATGTCCAAAAGCACTGCTCAGCATTCCAGCCTGTGATTGGCCAGCATAATCCGTATGACGGCTACCACGGAAAACCAGCCTACAAGACCAGGAGCTACATCCCAACAGAG GCCCATCCGGTACGGGAACAggaacaaacaaaactaaacaggAAATTCAGTCTGACAGAGAG AGACTACAGGTACAGGACGGCAGAGGGTGATGTTGTTCCTGCCTATGCTGGTCGAAGCAGTCACAGGGTAGCCGTTGAAAGCGCCGAGGAGCATCCTGCATTATTTTCACCCCTTAGAAACCGTGCCATGTCAGAAAATGACATCCGTGTGGAGACACAACACCCAAATCACATTCCCAACACCAGTGTCAGCAGAATGCGTGCGTCCACTCTTGGCGACCTGGATGAGAATAGAGTAGGTATAGGtgaagtaaaaaagaaaaaaggaccACCACCTCCTCGTCCGCCACCTCCAAAATGGGAGCAGTTCCACAAGAGGCGAGCATCCCACCACAACCTCTTCACCTCCCCTCCACTCTATTCCTCCCCCTCTTCCTCTCCACCTTGGCCACAGCAGTGCCCACCCTGTCCCCCTAGTGTTCCTAAAATTACACGTCAGCGTTCCTATAGTCTTCCTCCTAGAGACGTTTCCGAGAACCATCACTGCTGCTGTCAGGAATACTCCGTAGCTCCACCCAGCCCTGCCTGTACAGGCCGCACTTTTAAACCTGTTGCCCTGTCTCCAAGGGAGAGAGACGTGTCACCTCAGAATTGTGACACGAGAAGAGAGTTTATTCAACCTTCAGCGCAAGCGGAGCCATGCACAAG AATTCCTGCCCATACTTCTGTCGTGCCAAAACATGAGCCTAGATCCACATTGGTAAAACCCAACTTTCATGAGCACCAAGCAGACTGGGATAGGTGTCATCCTCACCCTTTTGCTACACAAACCGCTACAAGATCTCTTGAAGTACCAGAAAACAGCTCATCAGCTGTACCCGTGTCTCCAGAATCCTACTTCTCCATGAACAACTACCACCAGCAAGCTGGCTTTCCTGGTGCAGCTCCCAAACTCCATAATGTTTCCTCTCACGGTCCATCTGGTGCTGGCGACAGAAACTTTCCCATAGAGACAGACATAGATGAGATCTCTGAGAATGAACGTGCCGGAGAAGTTGACACGCGGGAAACGGACGAAAAGATGGAGATGCAGGGTTTTGCCCGACCAGTTATTGTGTTGGAAACAGACCTTGACAACATGCCGGCAGAAGAGGCTCCATCAACAAGAATTACAAGAGGGCACAGGGGTTCCCTGGTGAATTCCATTCTGGAGGAGGAGTATGGAGTATCTAGAAAACATCTGATAGGAGATTTATTTCCTCAGAGTGTGAAGACAGAAATGAGTGGAGAGAGCTGGCGAGGAGGCTACCCTATGAGTGGAGGCTCTCTGGAGAG GCCTTCTAGACTGGGAACATCCACAACTCAAGTCCCACGGTCGACCTGTTATGACACATTACCTGAGAACTCCCAATTTCTTGCCAGGATGAGAGAGATCTCTGAAAGGAAagaggaggaagaagaagaacttaATTATAAG AAGCAGCTGATGGAGAGCCTTTATAAAAAGCTGGGTGTTCTCCGCGAGGCACAGAGGGGTCTTCAGGAGGACATACGGGCCAACGCTCAGCTGGGAGAAGAGGTGGAGAGCCTGGTTCTTGCTATCTGTAAGCCCAATGAGGTGGACAAGTACCGCATGTTCATTGGTGACCTGGACAAGGTGACCAGCCTGTTGCTGTCTCTTTCTGGAAGGCTTCTACGGGTGGAAAGCGCCCTGGACTGTGTCGATCCAGAGACTGGTCACCACGAGAGG CTACAACTTCTGGAGAAGAAAAAGCAGCTGTTGGTGCAGATGGGAGAGGCTCAGGAGCTCAAGGAACACGTGGACCGACGTGAGCAGGCTGTCGGCCAGGTCCTGGGTCGCTGCCTGACACCAGAACAGATGCGTGACTACGGTCACTTCGTGAAGATGAAAGCGGCTCTACTGGTAGAACAGAGGCAACTGGAGGACAAGATCAGGCTTGGGGAGGAGCAGCTCAGAGGACTTCGAGAGAGCCTGGGCCTGGGGTACGGCCATTACTGA